Proteins from one Streptomyces sp. NBC_00390 genomic window:
- a CDS encoding DHA2 family efflux MFS transporter permease subunit, giving the protein MNQPNQQTAHRPGAAVWALVITSVAGFMAALDNLVVTTALPSIRKDLGGALEELEWTVSAYTLTFAVLLMLGAALGDRFGRRRLFMAGLTIFTGASAAAALAPGIDGLIAARAVQGVGAAIMMPLTLTLLTAAVPPARRGAALGIFSAVGGIAVASGPLIGGSLTEHISWQWIFWLNVPIGLVLLPLARLRLNESYAPNARLDVPGTLLVSAGLFGVVYALVNGQADGWTSAPILGGLVLGGLLLIAFVLHQTRAKNPMLPMRLFRNRAFFGINVASLLMFLGMFGSIFLLSQFLQNVAGYSPTEAGLRMLPWTGMPLIVAPIAGYLSDRIGGRPVVATGLALQAVGLGLFALVLEPGVSYATQLPALILSGIGMALYFAPAASVVMSSVRTAEQGIASGANNALREVGGALGIAVLGAVFAAQGGYTSADAFTDGTVPALWIGAGAVALAALTALLIPGRRKAPAGPDTVVDSGSAAGERERVAA; this is encoded by the coding sequence ATGAATCAGCCGAATCAGCAGACAGCCCACCGGCCCGGCGCAGCGGTCTGGGCCCTGGTCATCACCAGCGTCGCCGGTTTCATGGCGGCTCTCGACAATCTCGTCGTCACCACCGCCCTGCCCTCCATCCGCAAGGACCTGGGCGGGGCGCTCGAAGAGCTGGAGTGGACGGTGAGCGCGTACACGCTCACCTTCGCCGTTCTGCTGATGCTGGGTGCGGCACTCGGTGACCGGTTCGGGCGGCGCAGGCTCTTCATGGCCGGTCTGACGATCTTCACCGGGGCCTCCGCGGCAGCCGCCCTGGCGCCCGGCATCGACGGGCTCATCGCCGCCCGCGCCGTCCAGGGCGTCGGCGCCGCGATCATGATGCCGCTCACCCTGACCCTGCTCACCGCGGCCGTTCCGCCCGCCCGCCGCGGTGCGGCCCTCGGCATATTCAGCGCCGTCGGCGGCATCGCCGTGGCCAGCGGCCCGCTCATCGGCGGCAGCCTCACCGAGCACATCTCCTGGCAGTGGATCTTCTGGCTGAACGTCCCGATCGGCCTCGTCCTGCTGCCGCTGGCCCGGCTGCGGCTGAACGAGTCGTACGCACCGAACGCCCGACTCGACGTCCCCGGCACCCTGCTCGTCAGCGCCGGCCTGTTCGGCGTCGTGTACGCGCTGGTCAACGGCCAGGCGGACGGCTGGACGAGCGCACCGATCCTGGGCGGCCTGGTCCTCGGCGGGCTGCTGCTCATCGCCTTCGTCCTGCATCAGACACGGGCCAAGAACCCGATGCTGCCCATGCGGCTCTTCCGCAACCGCGCGTTCTTCGGGATCAATGTGGCGAGCCTGCTGATGTTCCTCGGCATGTTCGGCTCGATCTTCCTGCTCAGCCAGTTCCTCCAAAATGTGGCCGGCTACTCGCCCACCGAGGCGGGCCTGCGGATGCTCCCCTGGACCGGAATGCCGCTGATCGTCGCGCCCATCGCCGGCTATCTCTCCGACCGGATCGGCGGCCGTCCGGTCGTCGCCACGGGCCTCGCGCTCCAGGCGGTCGGCCTCGGGCTGTTCGCCCTGGTCCTCGAACCGGGTGTGTCGTACGCGACACAGCTCCCGGCCCTGATCCTCAGCGGCATCGGCATGGCCCTCTATTTCGCCCCCGCGGCCAGCGTGGTCATGTCCAGCGTCCGGACCGCCGAGCAGGGCATAGCCTCCGGCGCGAACAACGCGCTGCGCGAGGTCGGCGGCGCTCTCGGCATCGCCGTGCTCGGAGCGGTCTTCGCCGCGCAGGGCGGTTACACGTCGGCCGACGCGTTCACCGACGGCACCGTGCCG